Proteins encoded by one window of Microaerobacter geothermalis:
- the pyk gene encoding pyruvate kinase, with amino-acid sequence MIRKTKIICTIGPASEEIETLKRLIESGMNVARLNFSHGDYEEHGRRIENIREAARQLGANVAILLDTKGPEIRIGKLLEEPIQLHAGDQITLTTEELLGTKEKISITYSGLPGDVHKDSTILLDDGLIELKVISVTNKEILCRVVNGGELKSRKGVNVPGAQIKLPGITKKDADDIKFGISRGIDFIAASFVRKASDILEIREILENEQADFIKIIAKIENREGVNHVDEILEVADGIMVARGDLGVEIPAEEVPLVQKQLIKKCNNKGKVVITATQMLDSMQRNPRPTRAEASDVANAIFDGSDAIMLSGETAAGKYPVEAVDTMVKIALKTEEALTYREILTNQSLAQQKNITDAISQAVANAALDLEASAIITSTESGHTARMISKYRPKAPIIAITPNPKVMRHLALVWGVVPLQGIPAETTDEMLDIAINTSIDSGLIKRGDLVIITAGVPVREPGTTNLMKVHIVGDIAAKGQGIGHKVVTGKVVVGLNSEDILQRFKKGDILVTLGTDKDMMPAIEKASAIITEEGGLTSHAAIVGLNMGIPVVVGVEGATKTFHDGMEVTVDSERGHIYRGHAKVL; translated from the coding sequence ATGATAAGAAAGACGAAAATCATATGTACGATTGGCCCTGCCAGTGAAGAGATAGAAACATTAAAGAGATTAATTGAATCAGGAATGAACGTGGCTCGCCTCAATTTTTCTCATGGGGATTATGAGGAACATGGAAGAAGGATTGAAAACATTAGAGAAGCAGCCAGACAATTAGGTGCCAATGTGGCCATACTATTAGATACAAAGGGTCCGGAAATACGCATCGGCAAACTGTTGGAAGAGCCAATTCAGTTACATGCTGGAGATCAAATCACATTAACCACCGAAGAATTGTTGGGAACTAAAGAAAAAATATCCATCACTTATTCTGGACTTCCCGGAGATGTACATAAAGATTCCACCATTTTATTGGATGATGGATTAATTGAGTTAAAAGTGATTTCAGTGACGAATAAGGAGATTTTGTGCCGTGTGGTAAACGGAGGTGAATTGAAAAGCAGAAAAGGGGTCAATGTCCCTGGAGCACAGATAAAACTACCAGGTATCACCAAAAAAGATGCCGATGATATTAAGTTTGGCATTTCCCGGGGAATTGATTTCATAGCAGCTTCTTTTGTCAGAAAAGCTTCAGATATACTGGAAATTAGGGAAATCCTTGAAAATGAACAAGCTGATTTCATTAAAATCATTGCTAAAATTGAAAATCGTGAAGGTGTAAATCATGTGGATGAAATATTAGAAGTAGCGGACGGAATTATGGTGGCCAGGGGAGATTTGGGTGTTGAAATTCCGGCAGAAGAAGTTCCCTTGGTACAAAAACAATTGATTAAAAAGTGTAACAATAAAGGAAAAGTAGTCATAACGGCTACCCAAATGTTAGATTCCATGCAGAGAAATCCGCGCCCAACAAGGGCTGAGGCCAGCGATGTAGCCAATGCGATTTTTGATGGCAGCGATGCCATTATGTTGTCCGGTGAAACGGCTGCCGGGAAATATCCCGTGGAAGCTGTCGACACCATGGTTAAAATTGCATTAAAAACAGAAGAGGCCCTTACGTACAGGGAGATCCTGACAAATCAGAGTCTGGCCCAGCAGAAAAATATAACTGATGCGATCAGCCAAGCTGTTGCCAATGCGGCATTGGATTTGGAGGCTTCAGCGATTATTACTTCAACTGAAAGCGGACATACGGCTCGAATGATATCCAAATATCGTCCAAAAGCCCCGATCATTGCGATTACACCTAATCCTAAAGTGATGCGCCATTTGGCATTGGTTTGGGGTGTGGTTCCTCTTCAGGGAATTCCGGCTGAAACAACAGATGAAATGTTGGATATTGCCATTAATACTTCGATTGATTCCGGCCTGATCAAGCGTGGAGATCTTGTCATCATCACGGCTGGCGTACCGGTGAGAGAGCCAGGTACAACCAATCTGATGAAAGTTCACATCGTCGGTGATATTGCAGCAAAGGGACAGGGGATTGGACACAAAGTCGTTACGGGCAAAGTTGTGGTTGGACTAAATTCAGAAGATATTCTCCAGAGATTTAAAAAAGGTGATATTCTTGTCACCTTGGGAACAGACAAGGATATGATGCCTGCCATTGAAAAAGCTTCCGCCATCATTACCGAAGAGGGAGGCTTAACATCCCATGCAGCCATTGTTGGCTTAAACATGGGTATTCCTGTGGTTGTCGGTGTGGAAGGAGCTACGAAAACTTTTCATGATGGGATGGAAGTAACCGTTGATTCCGAAAGGGGGCATATTTATCGTGGACATGCCAAGGTGCTGTAA
- a CDS encoding acyl-CoA thioesterase → MGKIFETKLRVRYQETDKMGVVYHSNYLIWFEVGRTELIRSVGLPYSLLEEKNLLLPAIEANCRYLSPARYDDELRIKTQIEEMTGVRIQFKYEIWRMIDQTLLVEGFTKHAWVNERMKPISLKSKFPEIYQLILSEAL, encoded by the coding sequence TTGGGAAAAATATTTGAGACAAAATTGAGGGTTCGCTATCAGGAAACCGATAAAATGGGTGTTGTCTATCATTCCAATTATTTAATTTGGTTTGAAGTGGGAAGAACTGAATTAATTCGTTCTGTGGGTCTTCCCTATTCCCTTCTTGAAGAGAAAAATCTTCTTCTGCCAGCCATTGAGGCCAACTGCCGTTATCTGTCACCGGCACGTTATGACGATGAATTGCGAATTAAGACACAGATTGAAGAAATGACAGGTGTTCGTATCCAATTTAAATATGAAATATGGAGAATGATTGATCAAACTCTTCTGGTAGAGGGCTTCACCAAACATGCATGGGTAAATGAACGGATGAAACCCATCAGCCTGAAATCAAAGTTTCCCGAAATTTATCAATTAATTTTATCGGAGGCCTTATAA
- a CDS encoding FxsA family protein → MLRILLLVLIVIPIMEIWGLVTVGGWIGPFWTILLVILTGVLGAYLAKKEGTQALKRAKEQLAYGLPPGEAILDGICIFAGGLVLLTPGFFTDAMGFLLLWPRTRKYAKNWMKEWIRKWLDKGSFTIHYRP, encoded by the coding sequence ATGTTGCGCATACTTTTGCTGGTGCTAATTGTTATTCCGATCATGGAAATTTGGGGATTGGTTACTGTGGGGGGATGGATTGGTCCCTTTTGGACCATTTTGCTGGTGATTCTTACGGGTGTATTGGGAGCATATCTGGCGAAGAAAGAAGGGACACAAGCACTGAAACGGGCAAAGGAGCAATTGGCCTATGGACTGCCCCCAGGTGAAGCGATATTGGATGGGATTTGCATTTTCGCTGGTGGACTTGTGTTGCTTACCCCGGGATTCTTTACGGATGCTATGGGGTTTCTGCTTCTTTGGCCTCGCACAAGGAAATATGCAAAAAATTGGATGAAAGAATGGATTAGGAAATGGCTGGATAAAGGAAGTTTTACCATCCATTATCGCCCATAG
- the ytvI gene encoding sporulation integral membrane protein YtvI, which translates to MNLLEEWEALMPIERFYFVTFILILLILIVKFTLPLFYPFLIAFIIAYLIDPFVHFFQQKTKMPRWFSVFFILMFFISIMITGISILIAKIVIEIKNLSKVIPSYLSQLAEFSQQLISEDIMLHVTYQMKSIIYQLNPGFQGNFEKYLTDGMSELVNGLGNLVEHALGSIASLLTAIPNAATFIVISVLASFFISKDLTKIKKGTKKLLPMKARMSVGAVVQDLQYALFGFLKAQLTLISITAVIMMIGLLILGVKYAVTIGLLTGLVDLLPYLGTGAIFIPWIAYSFFTGNYALVIGLSALYGVIVMIRQMIEPKILSSNVGLDPLITLISLFAGMKLFGFIGLIIGPALVVTITALHRAHVFHDLWHYIKYGTYGR; encoded by the coding sequence ATGAATTTATTAGAGGAGTGGGAAGCTTTGATGCCTATCGAACGTTTTTATTTCGTCACCTTTATCTTAATCCTGCTTATCCTTATAGTAAAATTTACTCTTCCTTTGTTTTACCCTTTTCTTATCGCCTTTATAATTGCATACCTGATTGACCCCTTTGTCCATTTCTTTCAACAAAAAACAAAAATGCCAAGGTGGTTTTCTGTTTTTTTTATCCTTATGTTTTTTATTAGTATTATGATTACCGGAATTTCCATCCTCATTGCAAAAATTGTGATAGAAATAAAAAATTTATCCAAGGTTATTCCCTCATACCTTTCTCAGCTAGCCGAATTTTCCCAACAGCTTATTTCAGAAGATATTATGTTGCATGTAACTTATCAAATGAAATCCATCATATACCAGTTAAATCCAGGCTTCCAAGGGAATTTTGAGAAATATCTGACTGACGGAATGAGCGAATTGGTTAATGGTTTAGGGAATTTAGTAGAACATGCACTGGGCTCCATTGCATCATTATTAACAGCAATTCCCAATGCAGCAACCTTTATCGTGATTTCCGTCCTTGCTTCATTTTTTATCAGCAAAGACTTGACCAAAATAAAAAAGGGGACGAAAAAGCTCCTTCCTATGAAAGCAAGAATGAGTGTTGGAGCCGTCGTCCAAGATCTTCAATATGCGTTATTTGGTTTTTTAAAAGCACAGCTCACTTTAATTTCTATTACCGCCGTGATCATGATGATTGGGTTATTGATTCTAGGGGTAAAGTATGCCGTCACGATCGGATTGCTCACTGGTCTGGTAGACTTATTGCCCTATTTGGGAACGGGCGCTATTTTTATCCCTTGGATTGCCTATTCCTTTTTCACAGGGAACTATGCTCTGGTCATTGGTTTATCCGCCTTATACGGAGTGATCGTCATGATCAGACAGATGATAGAACCCAAAATTTTATCATCCAACGTTGGACTTGATCCATTAATCACGTTAATTTCTCTATTTGCCGGAATGAAACTGTTTGGGTTTATCGGTCTGATCATTGGCCCTGCATTGGTCGTAACCATCACTGCACTCCACCGCGCACATGTCTTTCATGATCTTTGGCACTATATCAAGTATGGAACCTATGGGCGATAA
- the citZ gene encoding citrate synthase, producing MSGRGLEGVVATSSAISSIIDGVLTYRGINIDELAENATFEEVIHLLWHGELPKKDQLDQLTRDLAEHAGIPEEIISFLKAVPKTGVHPMTVLRTAVSNLAIYDQDAEDMSPEANLRKAIKLMAKTASIVAAYARIRNGQEPVTPKSGYNFSQNFVYMLTGKEPDRVAVEAIDKALILHADHELNASTFSARVTVATLSDIYSGVTAAIGALKGPLHGGANEQVMAMLEQIGDISNVESYIQQKLDNKEKIMGFGHRVYKDGDPRAKHLRKMSKELTALTGEPKWYEMSTKIEDLVVRQKGLKPNVDFYSASVYYSLGIPRDLFTPIFAVSRMSGWTAHIMEQYANNRLIRPRAEYVGPVNAHYVPIDER from the coding sequence ATGAGTGGACGCGGATTAGAAGGAGTTGTTGCAACTTCATCAGCCATTAGTTCCATTATTGACGGTGTGTTGACTTACCGTGGAATTAATATTGATGAACTTGCAGAGAATGCCACGTTTGAAGAAGTGATCCATCTTCTGTGGCATGGAGAGTTGCCAAAAAAAGATCAACTGGATCAACTAACAAGGGACCTTGCCGAACATGCAGGAATACCAGAAGAAATTATTTCATTCCTTAAAGCTGTTCCAAAAACAGGGGTTCATCCAATGACTGTTTTGAGAACGGCAGTTTCCAACTTGGCTATCTATGATCAAGATGCAGAAGATATGTCACCGGAGGCTAATTTAAGAAAGGCTATTAAATTAATGGCGAAGACCGCTTCTATTGTTGCTGCGTATGCGAGAATACGGAATGGACAGGAGCCTGTTACACCGAAGAGCGGTTACAATTTTTCACAAAATTTCGTGTATATGCTGACGGGAAAAGAGCCGGATCGTGTTGCTGTTGAAGCCATTGATAAGGCGTTAATTCTTCATGCCGACCATGAATTGAATGCTTCCACATTCTCTGCCAGAGTAACGGTTGCCACACTTTCAGACATCTATTCTGGAGTAACAGCAGCAATTGGAGCTTTAAAAGGTCCTCTTCATGGAGGTGCCAATGAACAAGTGATGGCCATGTTGGAGCAAATCGGCGATATTTCCAATGTTGAATCTTATATTCAACAGAAATTGGATAATAAAGAAAAAATCATGGGATTTGGTCATCGCGTATACAAAGATGGAGACCCGCGGGCTAAGCATCTTCGGAAAATGTCCAAAGAACTGACGGCTCTGACTGGAGAACCTAAATGGTATGAAATGTCTACAAAAATTGAGGATCTTGTTGTTCGTCAAAAGGGATTAAAACCAAATGTGGATTTTTATTCCGCTTCTGTTTATTATAGCTTGGGAATTCCGCGTGATTTGTTCACACCCATTTTTGCCGTCAGTCGGATGTCAGGATGGACTGCACATATCATGGAACAATATGCCAATAATCGCTTGATCCGTCCTCGTGCAGAATACGTTGGTCCTGTTAACGCACACTACGTTCCGATTGATGAAAGATAG
- the icd gene encoding NADP-dependent isocitrate dehydrogenase, producing MSLFEKLEMPTAGEKITIDNGKLNVPNHPIVPFIEGDGTGPDIWAASKRVLDAAVEKAYNGEKKIEWFEVYAGEKAYNTFGEWLPSDTLTAIKEYLVAIKGPLTTPVGGGIRSLNVALRQELDLYVCQRPVRYFKGVPSPVKAPELVDMVIFRENSEDIYAGIEWEEGTPEVKEVIQFLKEKMGVKKIRFPETSGIGIKPVSKEGTERLVRASIEYALVHNRKSVTLVHKGNIMKYTEGAFKNWGYDVAEKEYGDKVFTWAQYDRIKAEQGSDAANKAQAAAEAEGKIIVKDVIADAFLQQILTRPAEYDVIATLNLNGDYISDALAAQVGGIGIAPGANINYVTGHAVFEATHGTAPKYAGLDKVNPGSVILSGVMMLEYMGWNEAAQLIVKALEKTIESKVVTYDFARLMDGAKEVKTSQFGDELIKNL from the coding sequence ATGTCACTTTTTGAAAAATTAGAAATGCCGACAGCGGGGGAGAAAATTACCATAGACAATGGGAAGCTGAATGTGCCCAATCATCCGATTGTTCCATTTATCGAAGGAGATGGAACCGGACCTGATATTTGGGCTGCATCAAAGCGAGTATTAGATGCAGCTGTCGAAAAGGCATACAATGGTGAAAAGAAAATTGAGTGGTTTGAAGTATATGCCGGGGAAAAAGCGTACAATACCTTTGGTGAGTGGCTACCGTCTGATACGTTAACGGCAATTAAGGAGTATCTTGTGGCCATCAAAGGTCCTCTTACGACTCCCGTTGGAGGAGGAATTCGCTCTTTAAATGTAGCCCTTCGCCAAGAGCTGGACTTATACGTTTGTCAACGTCCGGTTCGTTATTTTAAGGGTGTTCCATCTCCTGTTAAAGCCCCGGAGCTAGTGGATATGGTTATTTTCAGAGAGAATTCTGAAGATATCTATGCCGGAATTGAATGGGAAGAAGGAACCCCTGAAGTGAAAGAAGTGATTCAATTCCTGAAAGAAAAAATGGGAGTAAAAAAGATTCGTTTTCCTGAGACCTCGGGAATTGGAATCAAGCCAGTTTCCAAAGAGGGAACAGAGCGGCTGGTTCGTGCCTCCATTGAATATGCCCTTGTTCATAATCGCAAAAGCGTCACACTTGTACATAAGGGCAATATTATGAAATACACCGAAGGAGCCTTCAAAAACTGGGGTTACGATGTGGCGGAAAAAGAATACGGAGATAAAGTATTTACTTGGGCCCAATATGACCGAATTAAAGCGGAGCAAGGATCAGACGCAGCTAATAAGGCACAGGCTGCTGCAGAGGCGGAAGGCAAAATCATTGTAAAAGATGTCATAGCCGATGCTTTTTTACAGCAGATTTTAACCCGTCCTGCGGAATATGATGTGATCGCCACTCTAAACCTGAATGGGGACTATATCTCTGATGCCTTAGCGGCCCAAGTGGGAGGGATTGGCATAGCACCTGGTGCTAATATTAACTATGTAACCGGTCATGCTGTTTTTGAGGCAACCCATGGAACAGCACCTAAATATGCTGGACTGGATAAAGTAAATCCTGGTTCAGTCATTTTGTCCGGTGTGATGATGCTGGAATACATGGGATGGAATGAAGCAGCTCAGTTGATTGTAAAGGCTTTGGAGAAGACGATTGAATCTAAAGTAGTTACCTATGATTTTGCTCGCTTAATGGATGGAGCAAAGGAAGTTAAAACTTCACAATTTGGCGATGAGTTAATTAAAAATCTATAA
- the mdh gene encoding malate dehydrogenase, with amino-acid sequence MKRKKITIVGAGNVGATAAHWAASKELGDVVLVDIVEGVPQGKALDLMEAAPVEGFDSIVIGTNNYEDTKDSDVVVITAGIARKPGMSRDDLVNTNAKIVGSVAEQVAKYSPNAYIIVVSNPLDVMCEVARRASGFPKHRVFGQSGVLDSARFRTFLARELNISFEDVSAFVLGGHGDDMVPLVRYSYAGGIPVEKLIPKERLDEIVQRTRQGGAEIVNLLKTGSAYYAPSASTIQMVEAVVKDKKRILPTACYLEGEYGEEGIYLGVPAIIGGNGVEKVIEVDLTDEEKAALKKSADSVRNVMKVLF; translated from the coding sequence ATTAAGAGAAAAAAAATCACCATCGTTGGTGCTGGAAACGTGGGGGCTACAGCGGCTCATTGGGCAGCATCTAAAGAGTTGGGAGATGTTGTTCTGGTTGATATTGTTGAAGGGGTTCCTCAGGGGAAAGCCCTGGATTTAATGGAAGCAGCCCCGGTAGAAGGATTTGATTCCATTGTTATTGGAACAAACAATTACGAGGATACCAAAGACTCTGATGTTGTTGTCATCACAGCAGGAATTGCCCGCAAGCCTGGAATGAGTCGTGATGATTTGGTGAATACCAATGCCAAAATTGTAGGTTCAGTGGCTGAGCAAGTGGCGAAATATTCACCTAATGCGTACATTATTGTGGTTTCCAATCCTTTGGACGTCATGTGTGAAGTGGCCCGGCGTGCTTCAGGATTCCCTAAACATCGGGTGTTTGGACAGTCCGGTGTATTGGATTCCGCAAGATTCCGTACTTTTCTTGCCAGAGAACTAAATATCTCCTTTGAAGATGTTAGTGCATTTGTTTTAGGAGGTCATGGAGATGACATGGTTCCGCTGGTAAGATACTCTTATGCAGGGGGAATTCCTGTTGAAAAGCTGATTCCTAAGGAGCGCCTGGATGAAATTGTTCAGCGTACCCGTCAGGGAGGTGCAGAAATTGTGAACCTCTTAAAAACTGGAAGTGCCTACTATGCTCCATCTGCCTCTACCATTCAAATGGTGGAAGCCGTAGTGAAGGATAAAAAACGTATTTTGCCTACCGCCTGCTATTTGGAAGGAGAATACGGGGAAGAGGGAATTTATCTGGGTGTTCCTGCCATCATTGGTGGAAATGGTGTTGAAAAAGTTATTGAAGTAGATTTGACAGATGAAGAGAAAGCGGCCCTGAAAAAATCAGCCGATTCCGTTCGTAATGTAATGAAGGTTCTTTTTTAG
- a CDS encoding hotdog family protein: MLILGKKRVEGRQLEDLKVGEVRKVKREIKDKDILLYLGITDDANPVYIQHNYTERTSYKKPIVPHILLVGMITSYISMELPGPGSVICEQRLSFPNVLYHYSEVEMTIEIKGVDTENRLVTLAVSCVDQDERPVVTGEVVLCPPEPLKPILENAFENF, from the coding sequence GTGTTGATCCTAGGGAAAAAGAGGGTAGAAGGAAGGCAGCTGGAAGATTTGAAAGTTGGAGAGGTTCGTAAAGTAAAACGGGAAATAAAGGATAAAGATATCCTTTTATATCTGGGTATTACTGATGATGCGAATCCAGTTTATATTCAACATAACTATACCGAGCGAACCAGCTATAAAAAGCCTATTGTACCCCACATTTTATTGGTGGGAATGATTACTTCTTATATATCGATGGAATTACCTGGTCCCGGTAGTGTGATTTGTGAACAGCGTTTGTCCTTTCCAAATGTTTTGTATCATTATTCAGAAGTGGAAATGACAATTGAAATTAAAGGGGTAGATACAGAGAATCGCTTAGTCACACTGGCTGTTTCCTGTGTGGATCAGGATGAACGGCCGGTGGTAACGGGAGAAGTCGTGCTCTGCCCTCCTGAACCCCTTAAACCGATATTGGAAAACGCTTTTGAAAATTTTTAA
- a CDS encoding peptide ABC transporter substrate-binding protein codes for MKKSKWLLVMLAIVMIASIALVGCGKSEEANPPADNSGQQNAGTQTEQPKQEEPQELVLNASTEPPSLNPNTATDSTSGEILRQVMEGLVRLDKDSKVVKGSGMAEDWTISEDGLTITFKIKDNVFWSNGDPVTAEDFEYAWKQVLNPETAADYAYQLFYLKNGEKYNAGEVSADEVGVKALDEKTLEVTLEAPVPYFISLTAFYSLYPVPSKVAKENPDWAADAETYVSNGPFKLTKWEHDSEVVVEKNDKYWNADNIKLNKITWMMVNDPNTEYQLFKSGDLDVAENPPSDLLKQLLDSGEAKAPNILGTYMYMFNVEKEPFNNANIRKAFTLAIDRKLLIDNVTQGGQVPALGFVPPGSSPDLGFDFREKAGNYYNDADVEKAKEYLKKGMEELGITQLPEITLMFNTSEGHQKIAQAIQEMWKKNLGVEVKLQNQEWKVYLETLKSGDFQIGRLGWLADYFDPMTFLDMWITDGGNNDTNWSNKEYDDLIAKAKSTDDQSVRGEAMLKAEKILMDEMPIAPIYFYTDAYMMQPWVKGAIRHPDGSNDYTQAYIEGRK; via the coding sequence ATGAAGAAATCCAAATGGCTTTTGGTCATGCTTGCTATCGTGATGATTGCAAGTATCGCTCTGGTTGGCTGCGGAAAATCTGAAGAAGCCAATCCGCCGGCTGACAATAGCGGGCAGCAAAATGCTGGAACACAAACAGAACAGCCCAAACAGGAAGAGCCACAGGAATTAGTTCTTAATGCTTCAACTGAACCGCCAAGTTTAAATCCAAACACGGCGACTGACTCCACATCCGGAGAAATCCTCCGCCAGGTGATGGAAGGATTAGTTCGTCTGGATAAGGACAGCAAGGTAGTGAAGGGCTCTGGTATGGCAGAAGATTGGACGATTAGTGAGGATGGACTCACCATTACCTTTAAGATTAAGGATAATGTTTTTTGGTCCAATGGAGACCCGGTAACAGCTGAAGATTTTGAGTATGCTTGGAAGCAGGTATTAAATCCTGAAACGGCTGCTGACTATGCCTATCAACTTTTTTATCTGAAGAACGGGGAAAAATATAATGCTGGTGAAGTCTCTGCCGATGAAGTGGGCGTAAAAGCCTTAGATGAAAAAACCTTAGAAGTAACATTAGAAGCACCTGTTCCATATTTTATCAGTTTAACGGCATTCTACTCCTTGTATCCCGTTCCTAGCAAAGTGGCCAAGGAAAATCCTGACTGGGCTGCAGATGCTGAAACCTATGTGAGCAACGGGCCATTCAAGCTGACCAAGTGGGAACATGACAGTGAGGTCGTTGTTGAAAAGAATGATAAATATTGGAATGCCGACAACATCAAGTTGAATAAAATTACTTGGATGATGGTAAATGATCCAAATACCGAGTACCAATTATTTAAATCCGGTGATCTGGATGTCGCGGAGAATCCTCCATCTGATCTATTAAAGCAGCTTCTTGATTCCGGAGAAGCTAAGGCTCCAAACATCCTTGGCACCTATATGTACATGTTTAACGTAGAGAAAGAACCATTTAACAATGCCAATATCCGCAAAGCCTTTACTTTGGCCATTGACCGCAAGTTGCTGATCGATAATGTGACTCAGGGTGGACAGGTACCTGCCCTTGGTTTTGTACCGCCAGGCTCCAGCCCAGATTTAGGATTTGATTTCCGTGAGAAGGCTGGAAATTACTACAATGATGCTGATGTAGAAAAGGCAAAAGAGTACCTCAAGAAGGGTATGGAAGAGTTGGGTATTACTCAGCTTCCGGAAATCACGTTAATGTTTAATACCAGTGAAGGTCACCAAAAGATTGCCCAAGCCATTCAAGAAATGTGGAAAAAGAACCTTGGGGTTGAAGTAAAGTTACAAAACCAAGAATGGAAAGTATACCTGGAAACCCTTAAATCCGGGGACTTCCAAATCGGCCGTTTGGGTTGGTTAGCTGACTACTTTGATCCAATGACGTTCCTTGATATGTGGATTACTGATGGTGGTAACAACGACACCAATTGGAGCAATAAAGAGTATGATGATTTGATTGCCAAGGCGAAGAGCACCGATGATCAGTCTGTACGAGGAGAAGCTATGCTTAAGGCTGAAAAAATCTTGATGGATGAAATGCCAATAGCTCCCATCTATTTCTACACGGATGCTTATATGATGCAGCCATGGGTAAAAGGAGCCATTCGTCATCCTGATGGATCCAACGATTATACACAGGCTTATATCGAAGGCCGTAAATAA
- a CDS encoding ABC transporter permease has translation MLEVKGLIQFLLRRLGMLIVTLWVIVTLTFILMHAIPGDPFLQEKKLPAQTIENLKKFYGLDKPLPVQYVNYLGNLMKLDLGPSFKSKTRTVNDIIKQNFPVSAQLGAQSILFALITGLSLGVIAALRHNGTLDYTAMVIAVIGVSVPNIILAPLFIKIFAVELGWFPVARWGTFAHTVLPSLALGFQSMAVIARLMRSNMLEVLNQDYIKTAKSKGLSSAVIVWRHTIRNAIMPVITILGPLTAALLTGTFVVEYVFGIPGMGKYFVTSITDRDYPVILGTTIFYSAILILANFLVDFAYGLIDPRIKLGKGR, from the coding sequence ATGTTGGAGGTGAAAGGTTTGATACAGTTTTTGTTGAGGCGTCTCGGGATGCTGATTGTTACTCTGTGGGTGATTGTGACTCTCACCTTTATTTTAATGCATGCGATCCCCGGTGATCCTTTTTTACAAGAAAAGAAATTGCCAGCTCAAACCATTGAAAATTTAAAGAAATTTTACGGATTAGACAAGCCCTTGCCGGTTCAATATGTAAATTATCTGGGAAATTTGATGAAGCTGGATTTGGGTCCCTCATTTAAATCAAAGACGAGAACAGTAAATGACATTATCAAACAGAACTTCCCCGTGTCAGCCCAACTGGGAGCTCAATCTATCCTTTTTGCTCTCATAACAGGGCTAAGTTTGGGAGTTATCGCAGCTCTGAGACATAATGGAACCTTGGATTATACGGCGATGGTGATTGCGGTAATCGGAGTGTCTGTTCCCAATATTATTTTGGCGCCTTTGTTTATTAAGATATTTGCTGTAGAACTGGGATGGTTCCCCGTGGCTCGATGGGGTACATTCGCCCATACCGTATTGCCTTCCTTGGCCCTTGGATTTCAATCCATGGCGGTTATTGCCCGTTTAATGCGTTCTAACATGCTTGAGGTGCTCAATCAGGACTATATTAAAACGGCGAAATCAAAAGGATTATCTTCTGCGGTGATTGTTTGGAGGCATACAATTCGTAATGCCATCATGCCTGTTATTACGATTTTGGGACCGCTTACAGCTGCCTTATTAACAGGTACCTTCGTTGTTGAATATGTTTTTGGTATTCCAGGTATGGGCAAGTATTTCGTAACCAGTATTACAGATAGGGATTATCCTGTCATTTTAGGAACTACTATTTTTTATAGTGCCATTCTTATTCTAGCGAACTTTTTGGTAGATTTCGCCTACGGGTTAATTGATCCGCGGATAAAGCTTGGGAAGGGGAGATAG